Proteins encoded within one genomic window of Rhododendron vialii isolate Sample 1 chromosome 1a, ASM3025357v1:
- the LOC131336480 gene encoding glucan endo-1,3-beta-glucosidase 6, protein MGWFSLALGVFLMVSLGMQSVGGIGANWGTQASHPLPPDTVVTLLRDNGFQKVKLFDADYDSLKALGKSGVEVMVGIPNDLLATFATSVKAAERWVSKNVSTHISTNNVNIRYVAVGNEPFLTTYNGSFLTTTFPALQNIQSALIKAGLSSQVKVTCPLNADVYLSSTGVPSGGDFRADIHDLMIAIVKFLSDNGAPFTVNIYPFISLYTDSNFPVEYAFFDGNASPITDGGMNYYNMFDANHDTLVWALQKNGFGNLPIIVGEIGWPTDGDVNANPTYAQRFNQGFMSHLSGGKGTPMRPGPIDAYMFSLIDEDAKSIQPGNFERHWGIFAYDGSPKYPLNLGTTNSNALVPAKNVQYLEKKWCVMKPSAKLDDPQVAPSVSYACSLADCTELGYGTTCGNLDARGNISYAFNSYYQRNNQQDEACKFPNLSMVTKTDPSPQNGNCKFGIMIQPYYGGAERRFGRIGRTWGLAAASSIFLLWTML, encoded by the exons ATGGGATGGTTTTCGTTGGCTCTTGGGGTGTTCTTAATGGTTTCACTTGGGATGCAATCAGTGGGTGGGATTGGTGCTAACTGGGGCACACAGGCCAGCCACCCGCTGCCGCCGGACACGGTGGTGACGCTGCTGAGGGATAATGGGTTTCAAAAGGTTAAGCTCTTTGATGCTGATTATGATTCACTGAAGGCTTTGGGAAAGTCAGGGGTTGAGGTTATGGTTGGTATCCCAAATGACTTGCTTGCAACTTTTGCTACAAGCgtgaaagcagctgaaagatggGTTTCCAAGAATGTCTCTACTCATATCTCCACCAACAACGTCAACATCAG GTATGTTGCGGTCGGGAATGAACCCTTCTTGACAACATACAACGGGAGCTTTCTCACAACAACATTTCCCGCTCTCCAAAACATCCAATCTGCCCTAATAAAGGCCGGTCTTAGCAGTCAGGTCAAGGTGACATGCCCACTTAATGCTGATGTTTATTTGAGCTCAACTGGCGTTCCTTCCGGTGGCGACTTCCGAGCTGACATTCACGATCTCATGATTGCCATTGTCAAGTTCTTGAGCGATAACGGTGCTCCTTTCACCGTCAACATCTATCCATTCATAAGCCTCTACACGGATTCCAACTTCCCAGTGGAGTATGCCTTCTTCGACGGTAATGCGTCACCTATAACTGATGGCGGGATGAACTACTACAACATGTTTGACGCGAATCATGATACCCTTGTGTGGGCCCTGCAGAAGAACGGGTTTGGAAACTTGCCCATAATCGTCGGAGAAATTGGGTGGCCTACCGATGGTGATGTAAATGCCAACCCTACCTACGCCCAAAGGTTCAACCAAGGATTCATGTCCCATTTATCGGGCGGGAAAGGAACACCAATGAGACCTGGACCCATCGATGCATACATGTTTAGCTTAATCGACGAGGACGCGAAGAGCATCCAACCGGGAAATTTTGAACGTCACTGGGGGATATTTGCGTATGACGGATCACCAAAATATCCGCTAAACCTAGGTACAACAAATTCAAACGCTTTGGTACCCGCAAAAAATGTGCAGTATCTAGAGAAGAAGTGGTGTGTCATGAAGCCGTCGGCAAAACTTGACGATCCACAAGTGGCCCCCAGCGTAAGCTACGCCTGTTCGCTTGCCGATTGTACGGAGCTAGGGTACGGGACCACGTGCGGAAATCTTGACGCTCGCGGGAATATTTCGTACGCGTTCAACAGTTACTACCAGAGGAATAATCAGCAAGACGAGGCGTGCAAGTTCCCCAACCTCTCCATGGTTACGAAAACAGACCCAAGTCCACAGAATGGGAATTGCAAATTCGGGATTATGATCCAGCCATACTACGGCGGTGCTGAGAGGAGATTCGGGCGTATCGGAAGAACATGGGGATTGGCAGCCGCAAGCTCCATTTTCTTGTTGTGGACAATGTTGTAa